A genomic region of Metopolophium dirhodum isolate CAU chromosome 1, ASM1992520v1, whole genome shotgun sequence contains the following coding sequences:
- the LOC132938073 gene encoding uncharacterized protein LOC132938073, which produces MANDEMGIFRLSKLAFHALLDFQRKKYYELNVPCIDLKECCLSLLKIVKLNTEGGHFNPNADRLSMFDKVKSISNHKFEYICTTAVGNGHIDCLQFAHKIGCKWDKFTSARAASSNLECLMYLQSNGCEWDQSTCTQAATSGFLECLQFAHEHGCPWTESTCSGAASSGKLDCLMYARANGCPWDESTCSKAVIAGSLECLMFAHEHGCPWNSMTCTNAVIYGKFDCLVYARNNGCPWEEDLLCYFAGAYGHLNCLRFARKNGCTWNTYTCAIAAGNGYLDILEYLHENNCPWDSLTCEMAEKNDEMECLQYAYSHGCPRTEPSLSIE; this is translated from the coding sequence ATGGCCAACGATGAAATGGGCATATTTAGACTGTCCAAGTTGGCGTTTCACGCCCTCCTCGACTTCCAGCGTAAAAAGTATTACGAGTTGAATGTGCCATGCATCGATCTTAAAGAATGTTGCCTGTCGTTGTTAAAAATTGTCAAGTTGAACACCGAAGGTGGTCATTTCAACCCGAACGCCGATAGGCTGTCCATGTTCGACAAGGTGAAGTCCATCAGTAATCATAAGTTCGAATACATATGCACAACAGCCGTAGGTAACGGGCACATCGATTGTCTTCAGTTCGCCCACAAAATTGGATGCAAATGGGACAAATTTACGTCCGCCAGGGCCGCGAGTTCCAATCTGGAATGTTTGATGTACTTACAGTCTAACGGGTGTGAATGGGATCAATCAACGTGTACTCAAGCCGCGACATCGGGGTTTTTGGAATGTCTCCAGTTTGCACACGAGCATGGGTGCCCGTGGACTGAATCGACGTGCTCCGGAGCCGCATCTTCAGGTAAATTGGACTGCCTAATGTATGCACGGGCCAATGGTTGTCCTTGGGACGAGTCGACATGCTCCAAAGCCGTCATTGCTGGGAGCTTGGAATGTCTAATGTTTGCTCATGAGCATGGTTGTCCTTGGAACTCAATGACATGCACTAATGCCGTGATCTATGGTAAATTTGACTGTCTAGTATATGCGCGAAACAATGGTTGTCCATGGGAGGAAGACTTGTTATGCTATTTTGCCGGAGCGTACGGACACCTTAATTGTTTGCGTTTTGCACGTAAAAATGGTTGTACCTGGAATACATATACGTGCGCCATAGCTGCAGGGAATGGGTACTTGGACATTCTTGAATACTTGCATGAAAACAATTGTCCTTGGGACTCATTAACGTGTGAAATGGCGGAAAAGAATGATGAAATGGAATGCTTGCAATATGCCTACTCACATGGATGTCCAAGGACCGAACCTTCATTAAGTATTGAGTAG